A genomic stretch from Candidatus Hydrogenisulfobacillus filiaventi includes:
- the exoB gene encoding UDP-glucose 4-epimerase — translation MSGKPAVAVVTGGLGYIGQTLAAALQAQGMPVVAVDRRAVPAQVAGLEVWRGRVGDAGLWQALAARYRLRVVYHCAGLISVAESVAEPGPYFRENVSEGLAMLEALRGLGPVPVVFSSSAAVYGVPAAVPIPEEAPLAPVNPYGVTKRVFEEALAAYGRAYGLPWVALRYFNAAGTAYGVRERHEPETHVIPRMAAALQGGEAPVVFGTDYPTPDGSAVRDYIHVADLVDAHLKAAAYLEAGGPSLALNLGSGRGTSVLELAAALIRVSGRAAEPRRAPRRPGDPPALVAAIGRARQVLAWEPVRSADLEGLLAEVWADVSARA, via the coding sequence GTGAGCGGGAAACCGGCGGTAGCGGTGGTGACGGGCGGCTTGGGCTACATCGGGCAGACCCTGGCCGCGGCCTTGCAGGCGCAGGGGATGCCGGTGGTGGCGGTGGACCGGCGGGCGGTTCCCGCGCAGGTGGCGGGGCTGGAGGTATGGCGGGGCCGGGTGGGCGACGCCGGCCTCTGGCAGGCCCTGGCCGCCCGCTACCGGCTGCGGGTGGTCTACCATTGCGCCGGGCTCATCTCGGTGGCGGAATCGGTGGCGGAGCCTGGCCCCTATTTCCGGGAGAATGTCAGCGAGGGGCTGGCCATGCTGGAGGCGCTGCGGGGGCTGGGACCGGTGCCGGTGGTCTTCTCGTCGTCGGCGGCGGTCTATGGGGTGCCGGCTGCGGTCCCCATCCCCGAGGAGGCGCCGCTGGCGCCGGTCAATCCCTACGGGGTGACCAAGCGGGTGTTCGAGGAGGCCCTGGCCGCGTACGGCCGGGCCTACGGGCTGCCGTGGGTGGCGCTGCGGTACTTCAATGCCGCCGGCACCGCCTACGGGGTGCGGGAGCGGCATGAACCCGAGACCCACGTCATCCCCCGCATGGCAGCCGCCCTCCAGGGCGGGGAGGCGCCGGTGGTGTTCGGGACCGATTATCCCACCCCGGACGGCAGCGCGGTGCGGGATTACATCCACGTGGCCGACCTGGTGGACGCCCACCTCAAGGCGGCCGCCTACCTGGAGGCGGGGGGACCCTCCCTGGCCCTCAACCTCGGCTCCGGGCGCGGCACTTCCGTGCTGGAACTGGCGGCGGCCCTCATCCGGGTCAGCGGCCGGGCGGCGGAACCCCGCCGCGCGCCCCGCCGCCCCGGCGATCCTCCGGCGCTGGTGGCGGCCATCGGCCGCGCGCGGCAGGTCCTGGCCTGGGAACCGGTGCGCTCCGCCGACCTCGAGGGCTTGCTGGCCGAAGTCTGGGCAGACGTGAGCGCCCGCGCCTGA
- a CDS encoding Ribose operon repressor: MATIKDVARKAGVGVGTVSRVLNGTGPVSPETRRAVLAAVEALGYMPSTTARAMVTKRTQTVGVLLPDIQNPFFPMVARGVEDACRQAGYTVILLSTDWDRERELSAAALLRRQGADGAVLVSVGDAAGVHAILGARGAPVVVVDRAAPGLAVSQLSVDHYRGEYEAVRWVRSRGHRRVGFLAGPAGVDSAELRLQAFLDAMEWDPADPGLPVARAGYGFEGGQRAAAELLDRFPDLTCLVAANDLSALGALSWLARQGRRVPDDIGVVGFDDILLASLVHPALTTVRQPAYAMGYRAAELLLQALKDPGRGPVQETLRPELVIRDSC; encoded by the coding sequence ATGGCGACCATCAAGGATGTGGCCCGCAAGGCCGGGGTCGGGGTCGGCACCGTGAGCCGGGTGCTGAACGGGACCGGCCCGGTCAGCCCCGAGACCCGGCGGGCGGTGCTGGCAGCGGTGGAGGCCCTGGGCTATATGCCCAGCACCACCGCCCGGGCCATGGTCACCAAACGCACCCAAACTGTGGGGGTGCTGTTGCCGGACATTCAGAATCCCTTCTTCCCGATGGTGGCGCGGGGGGTGGAGGACGCCTGCCGGCAGGCGGGCTACACCGTCATCCTGCTCAGTACCGACTGGGACCGCGAGCGGGAGCTGTCGGCGGCCGCGCTCCTGCGCCGCCAGGGGGCGGACGGGGCGGTGCTGGTTTCGGTAGGGGACGCGGCCGGGGTGCACGCCATCCTGGGGGCGCGGGGGGCGCCGGTGGTGGTGGTGGACCGCGCCGCCCCTGGCCTAGCGGTCTCCCAGCTTTCGGTGGACCACTACCGGGGTGAGTACGAGGCGGTGCGCTGGGTGCGGTCCCGCGGCCACCGCCGGGTGGGCTTCCTGGCCGGGCCGGCGGGGGTAGACTCCGCCGAGCTGCGCCTGCAGGCCTTTCTGGATGCCATGGAATGGGACCCGGCCGACCCCGGGCTGCCGGTGGCCCGGGCCGGGTACGGCTTTGAGGGGGGGCAACGGGCGGCGGCGGAGCTGCTGGACCGCTTTCCCGACCTCACCTGCCTGGTGGCGGCCAACGACCTTTCCGCCCTGGGGGCCTTGAGCTGGCTGGCGCGGCAGGGGCGGCGGGTGCCGGATGACATCGGGGTGGTGGGCTTCGACGACATCCTGCTGGCCTCCCTGGTGCATCCCGCGCTGACCACCGTGCGCCAGCCGGCCTATGCCATGGGATATCGGGCGGCCGAGCTGCTGTTGCAGGCCCTGAAGGACCCCGGCCGGGGGCCGGTTCAGGAGACCCTGCGCCCGGAACTGGTGATCCGGGATTCGTGCTGA
- a CDS encoding Ribose ABC transport system, periplasmic ribose-binding protein RbsB (TC 3.A.1.2.1) produces the protein MKRKQAAGVALAAGLAMAAAGCGSAAPQASSTPTIGVSISGLGIPYFVATADGVKDAARADHVKLVLDNANNSASQQLKQVQDLIDQHVSALVINPVDSGAIVPAILDADRAHIPVVLLDRGADGGKYYTLVESNDVAMGKAAAQAIVQDLTRRFGAPKGNVVEIQGPLSTSAGLGRHQGFMDVMAQYPHIHVVAQADGDFSINGGFQAMSNILQAHPARSGPDAIDAIFAANDQSAVGAAKALKDAGRMVPPSSPEHVFIVGIDGGPTGIAALKAGEMDTIIGQHPITMAEEAVHYALAALHHRPSPGPVVYWPHVTITPQNVGSVQIWGKRMSTSGS, from the coding sequence ATGAAGCGCAAGCAGGCGGCGGGCGTGGCCCTGGCCGCGGGACTGGCGATGGCGGCGGCGGGTTGCGGCAGCGCGGCCCCCCAGGCCTCCTCCACCCCGACCATCGGGGTGTCGATTTCCGGATTGGGCATTCCCTACTTCGTGGCCACGGCCGACGGCGTTAAGGACGCGGCCCGGGCCGATCACGTGAAGCTGGTGCTGGACAATGCCAATAACAGTGCCTCTCAGCAGTTGAAGCAGGTGCAGGACCTCATCGATCAGCACGTGAGCGCGCTGGTTATCAACCCGGTCGACTCGGGTGCCATCGTTCCCGCCATCCTGGACGCCGACCGCGCCCACATCCCGGTGGTGCTGCTGGACCGCGGCGCGGATGGAGGCAAGTACTACACCCTGGTGGAGTCCAACGACGTGGCCATGGGCAAGGCGGCGGCGCAGGCCATCGTGCAGGACCTCACCCGGCGGTTCGGGGCGCCCAAGGGCAACGTGGTGGAAATCCAGGGCCCGCTGTCCACCTCGGCCGGTCTCGGCCGGCACCAGGGGTTCATGGACGTGATGGCCCAGTATCCCCACATCCACGTCGTGGCCCAGGCGGACGGCGACTTCAGCATCAATGGTGGCTTCCAGGCCATGTCCAACATCCTGCAGGCGCATCCCGCTCGCAGCGGACCGGACGCCATCGACGCCATCTTCGCCGCCAATGACCAGTCGGCGGTGGGGGCAGCCAAGGCCTTGAAGGACGCCGGCCGCATGGTTCCGCCCTCCTCGCCGGAGCACGTGTTCATCGTGGGCATCGACGGCGGGCCCACCGGCATCGCCGCCTTAAAGGCGGGTGAGATGGACACCATCATCGGCCAGCACCCCATCACCATGGCCGAGGAGGCCGTGCACTACGCCCTGGCGGCCCTGCATCACCGGCCGTCGCCGGGCCCGGTGGTCTACTGGCCCCACGTGACCATCACGCCCCAGAATGTGGGCTCGGTCCAGATCTGGGGCAAGCGTATGAGCACCAGCGGCTCCTGA
- a CDS encoding Ferrous iron transport protein A has translation MSGVRTLAQAAAGERLRVRRVADAGQAPSLLRLGLGPGTLVTVRQVLPGGPVVVETAAGPLAVGRPLAEALEVEPAGA, from the coding sequence ATGAGCGGGGTGCGCACCCTGGCCCAGGCGGCCGCGGGCGAGCGCTTGCGCGTGCGCCGGGTGGCCGACGCGGGGCAGGCCCCGTCCCTGCTGCGGCTGGGCCTGGGGCCGGGGACGCTGGTGACGGTGCGGCAGGTGCTGCCGGGGGGGCCGGTGGTGGTGGAGACCGCCGCCGGCCCCCTGGCGGTGGGCCGGCCGCTGGCGGAGGCCCTGGAGGTGGAGCCGGCAGGGGCCTAG
- a CDS encoding protein of unknown function (Evidence 5 : Unknown function), translating to MAHVILLALGPEEAEGEAAAISRQLAEALGAALETVRIPEAAVEVLAAHARRAEAALLVLGPSLGGAGPGLARHAPCPVLVVLAPGRALYGFAAFHTRPRRPAALPGV from the coding sequence ATGGCCCACGTCATCCTCCTGGCCCTGGGGCCGGAGGAAGCGGAAGGCGAAGCCGCCGCCATCAGCCGCCAGCTGGCGGAGGCCCTGGGGGCCGCCCTGGAGACGGTGCGCATCCCGGAGGCGGCGGTGGAGGTGCTGGCTGCCCACGCCCGGCGGGCGGAGGCGGCGCTGCTGGTGCTGGGGCCGTCCCTGGGCGGGGCGGGACCCGGGCTGGCCCGTCACGCCCCCTGCCCGGTCCTGGTGGTGCTGGCCCCCGGCCGCGCCCTCTACGGCTTCGCCGCCTTCCATACCCGGCCGCGCCGGCCGGCGGCGCTGCCCGGGGTCTAG